In the genome of Patescibacteria group bacterium, one region contains:
- a CDS encoding YebC/PmpR family DNA-binding transcriptional regulator, whose protein sequence is MAGHNKWSKIKRQKGASDAQKSKTFTKLVRYITVEAKKSAGNLASPGLAAAIKKAKESNMPNDTIDRAVKKATTDNSASMENITYEAYGPGGCALVIETLTDNRNKAAQEIKHILSKNGFALAAMGAATWAFKKEHQEWIPETTTPLSPEDSTKLEELMNELEENDEVQEVYTNAE, encoded by the coding sequence ATGGCAGGACATAATAAATGGTCAAAAATTAAGCGACAAAAAGGTGCTTCAGATGCACAAAAGAGTAAGACATTTACTAAGCTCGTTCGATATATCACCGTTGAAGCTAAAAAATCCGCTGGTAATCTTGCTTCTCCAGGACTTGCAGCAGCAATAAAAAAAGCCAAAGAAAGTAATATGCCAAACGATACTATTGATCGTGCGGTAAAGAAAGCAACCACTGACAATTCTGCATCAATGGAAAACATTACTTATGAAGCGTATGGCCCAGGAGGTTGTGCGCTTGTTATTGAAACCCTCACTGATAATAGAAATAAAGCTGCTCAGGAAATCAAACATATTCTCTCTAAGAACGGCTTTGCATTAGCTGCCATGGGCGCTGCTACATGGGCATTTAAAAAAGAACATCAGGAATGGATTCCAGAAACAACAACTCCCCTTTCTCCAGAAGATAGCACCAAACTTGAAGAACTTATGAACGAGCTTGAAGAAAACGATGAGGTGCAAGAAGTATACACAAACGCTGAATAA
- a CDS encoding right-handed parallel beta-helix repeat-containing protein produces the protein MLKKVSLFALTTLVLAGSFIVTGTLIQQNSTSQSALTIGTASSPNVVSFTLINADTSKPVAGYENMADGAVLNLATLPTKNLSMRANTNPAVTGSVRFALDGNQNYQTEALPAYSLTGGGETEGYLPWTPPVGKHVVKATPFTKANAQGVQGTSRSIQFTVIDVVPPTQITTASLVNTTTNTKISGYTIIRDGEVIKLADLKTKTFTLTVEPANGEKLAKVQFGYDSQINYRTESVAPYSLMGDASGDYANWNPTPGAHTVTITPYKESNGIFVPGKSSVMRFTIEPAPLPPPPPPTPVATIQSAVLYNAQMSTPISGFNPLPDGAAFDVSLLPTNKLNILALAPDNTVAVQFDLDGVTKFGYQGSRPFFMAGDTGGMPNQWTPSIGSHTLKMIPFSKSSSGVLVAGTPQTIRFVVTAPIVAEAPSVYLSTPTSVTTGGAATITWSSTNATSCIASGGWTGTKSVSGSQTIAGISSNNTYTLTCTGPGGTAVKSSLIVVVVPPPPPVTPPVTPPTIPTPPVVSGYTDISPKLDSKVIYVANSGNNANDGTIGSPVQTVTKAFTMVRSGYPDQILLKRGDTFPESLKNYTGPHASSVGISGRSNSDKMVIAAYGSGPRPIIAPPSGDGLRLGLGTKNLAIVSIEFRGSKYDGTGINNEGSFGGGNLLYEDLKVHQFFKGISFSATGDFSSQTKPQVVKNLTVRRSVIVDNFNPDMASTDYAQGIYSYGSDGLLIEENVLDNNGRDMFGGNGSNFTHNAYIHGINWNVTVRNNIISRSGSHGLQLRSGGVSENNFFYKNPIHMSFGLVNGGGRPHPGGITGRVKNNVMIGNLQIENSGASTHDRGIGLQVANVKAATISDNIIAFNTTTQFPAILMETGTGTYQADAIGIHNLVYERNIVYSWPVAIDINRFGLTALNQYAADPVVLRKNYFSGLVKRSSVLTYPDGSINVPITVAPDVSSNFDAFITEARNQSKDNWRNQYTGAAAVQQFKTKLNFTSI, from the coding sequence GTGTTAAAAAAAGTATCACTCTTTGCATTGACTACATTAGTCCTCGCAGGTAGCTTCATTGTTACCGGGACACTCATACAACAAAACTCGACTTCACAAAGTGCTCTAACAATCGGAACAGCCTCATCTCCAAATGTCGTCAGCTTTACGCTTATTAATGCAGATACAAGCAAGCCTGTGGCCGGCTACGAAAATATGGCAGATGGTGCTGTGTTGAATCTTGCTACGTTGCCAACAAAAAATCTTAGTATGCGTGCGAATACAAATCCTGCAGTTACTGGAAGTGTGAGATTTGCTCTTGATGGTAATCAAAATTATCAAACAGAAGCACTTCCTGCATATTCTTTAACTGGGGGAGGTGAGACAGAAGGTTATTTACCCTGGACTCCTCCAGTTGGTAAACATGTAGTAAAAGCAACTCCATTTACAAAAGCGAATGCTCAAGGAGTTCAAGGTACATCACGATCAATACAGTTTACTGTTATAGATGTTGTACCACCTACGCAAATCACTACTGCATCACTTGTTAATACAACAACAAATACTAAGATTTCCGGGTATACAATAATTCGAGATGGAGAAGTGATTAAGCTTGCTGATCTTAAGACAAAAACATTTACACTGACTGTAGAACCAGCAAATGGCGAAAAATTAGCCAAAGTCCAGTTTGGATATGATAGTCAGATAAATTATAGAACAGAATCTGTGGCACCATATAGTCTTATGGGAGATGCTAGTGGGGATTATGCAAATTGGAATCCAACTCCTGGAGCGCACACTGTTACTATAACGCCATATAAAGAATCAAATGGTATTTTTGTACCTGGTAAGTCATCAGTAATGCGATTTACAATTGAACCCGCTCCATTACCTCCGCCACCGCCTCCAACTCCCGTTGCTACAATTCAATCTGCAGTTTTGTATAATGCACAAATGAGTACTCCTATTAGTGGCTTTAATCCATTACCTGATGGTGCTGCTTTTGATGTATCACTACTTCCAACAAATAAATTAAATATTTTGGCATTAGCTCCAGATAATACAGTTGCTGTGCAATTTGATTTAGATGGGGTAACAAAATTTGGATATCAAGGATCTCGGCCGTTCTTTATGGCAGGTGATACAGGTGGAATGCCAAATCAATGGACTCCAAGTATCGGTAGTCATACTCTAAAGATGATTCCATTTTCTAAATCAAGTAGCGGAGTACTCGTAGCTGGAACACCTCAAACTATTCGATTTGTAGTAACAGCTCCAATTGTTGCTGAAGCTCCTTCAGTATATCTAAGTACTCCTACAAGTGTTACTACTGGAGGCGCTGCAACTATTACATGGTCTTCAACTAATGCAACTTCATGTATAGCATCAGGTGGATGGACGGGAACAAAGTCTGTATCAGGTTCTCAAACTATCGCAGGTATTTCATCAAATAATACGTATACACTTACTTGTACCGGCCCAGGAGGAACTGCGGTAAAATCGTCATTAATTGTAGTTGTTGTGCCACCACCTCCACCTGTGACTCCACCAGTTACTCCTCCAACTATACCTACTCCACCAGTTGTCAGTGGATATACAGATATTTCTCCAAAGCTTGATTCAAAAGTAATTTACGTAGCAAATTCAGGTAATAACGCAAATGATGGAACAATTGGCAGCCCAGTACAAACTGTGACTAAAGCTTTTACGATGGTACGAAGTGGGTATCCTGATCAGATTTTATTAAAACGTGGAGATACATTTCCTGAATCGTTAAAAAATTACACCGGCCCACATGCTAGTTCCGTTGGTATATCGGGAAGATCAAATTCAGATAAAATGGTAATTGCTGCGTATGGTTCAGGCCCACGACCAATTATTGCTCCTCCAAGTGGGGATGGATTACGACTCGGCCTTGGAACTAAAAATCTCGCTATCGTAAGTATTGAGTTTAGAGGAAGTAAATATGATGGAACAGGAATCAACAATGAGGGATCATTTGGTGGAGGGAATCTTCTTTACGAAGATCTAAAGGTTCATCAATTCTTTAAGGGTATATCATTCTCAGCTACTGGTGATTTTAGTTCACAGACAAAGCCGCAGGTCGTAAAAAATCTAACAGTTCGAAGATCTGTAATTGTCGATAACTTCAATCCTGATATGGCAAGTACAGATTATGCCCAGGGAATCTATAGTTATGGATCTGATGGATTGCTTATCGAAGAAAACGTTTTAGATAATAACGGAAGAGATATGTTTGGAGGAAATGGTTCAAACTTTACTCACAATGCATATATCCATGGTATAAACTGGAACGTTACAGTACGAAATAACATTATTTCTCGTTCAGGAAGTCACGGATTGCAATTGCGAAGTGGGGGAGTATCAGAGAACAACTTCTTCTATAAAAATCCTATTCATATGTCATTTGGTCTTGTGAATGGTGGTGGGCGACCACATCCGGGAGGTATTACGGGGAGGGTGAAGAACAACGTAATGATAGGCAACCTTCAAATTGAAAACTCAGGTGCATCTACCCATGATCGAGGTATTGGACTTCAGGTAGCAAACGTTAAGGCTGCAACAATCTCTGATAACATAATTGCATTCAATACTACAACTCAGTTTCCAGCAATTCTTATGGAAACAGGAACTGGTACCTATCAAGCTGACGCTATTGGTATTCACAATCTTGTCTATGAAAGAAACATTGTATATAGCTGGCCCGTAGCTATTGATATTAATCGCTTTGGTCTTACTGCATTAAATCAATATGCTGCAGATCCAGTAGTACTACGAAAGAATTATTTTTCAGGGCTGGTAAAACGAAGTAGTGTGCTCACATATCCTGACGGTTCTATAAATGTACCAATTACTGTTGCTCCAGATGTTTCATCAAACTTTGATGCATTCATCACAGAAGCTCGAAATCAATCAAAAGATAATTGGCGAAATCAGTATACAGGTGCGGCTGCGGTACAGCAGTTTAAGACAAAGTTAAACTTCACAAGTATTTAA
- a CDS encoding DNA polymerase, whose amino-acid sequence MPRPKLSDKKRIILLDAHAILHRAYHAMPDFASSKGEPTGALYGLSTMIMKIIEELKPSYVIACYDLPQATYRHEAYKEYKAGRKKADPELVAQMKSSRKIFEAFSIPIYDKPGFEADDMLGTICEIMDKNDEYEIVISSGDMDTMQLVKDGKVQVYTLRKGIKDTILYDEAAVVERFGFLPKFLTDFKGLRGDTSDNIIGIKGIGEKTATTLIQKFGTIEEMYVALKKDKEKFQKEAGVSPRIAQLLEDGEEEALFSKMLATIRRDAPIDFKIPEKEWKEAVDMDAVEKLFTELEFRSLSIRVKEVLGHTDAFGDIIETPQEEEKDKEEIDAQELRETALALWVIDSNLANPELEDIYAFAKTKKFSEARKIILAEIEKKGLSKIFNEIEAPLFPVLDAMHTRGIKVDTIYLKNLSIEYHTNLDRLQKEIWEHAGEEFNINSPKQLGVVLFEKMGLKAKGQKKTAGGAMSTRESELEKLADLHPIIQCIMQYRELQKLLSTYIDSIPTLVEADGRLHTTFVQNGAVTGRMSSQNPNLQNIPIKSELGRKIRKGFVAEKGFKLVAFDYSQIELRLAAVISGDEKLIEIFKSGRDVHTEVAAQVFKVPAEKVDKEMRRKAKIINFGILYGMGVNALKANLGGTREEAQRFYNEYFSTFTGIAQYLEDVKKETARTGFTETMLGRRRYFEGINSHLPFIRASAERMAINAPIQGTSADMIKVAMIRINEALEKKKLTDDVRMLLQVHDELIFEVKEDKIQEAFDIIPDIMQTTLTLEQTKGVPIIANKAVGPTWGDMESK is encoded by the coding sequence ATGCCACGACCAAAACTCTCAGATAAAAAGCGAATTATCCTTCTCGATGCTCATGCAATTTTGCATCGAGCGTATCATGCAATGCCCGACTTTGCGTCTTCAAAAGGTGAGCCAACAGGAGCTCTTTATGGTCTATCAACAATGATCATGAAGATCATTGAAGAACTTAAGCCAAGCTATGTTATTGCCTGTTACGATCTTCCTCAGGCCACATACCGACACGAAGCTTATAAAGAATATAAAGCTGGACGTAAAAAAGCAGATCCAGAACTTGTGGCCCAAATGAAAAGTTCTCGAAAGATTTTTGAGGCGTTTTCTATACCTATATATGATAAGCCTGGATTTGAAGCCGACGACATGCTCGGTACTATTTGTGAAATCATGGATAAAAATGATGAGTATGAAATTGTTATCTCATCGGGTGATATGGATACCATGCAGCTTGTGAAAGATGGCAAAGTGCAGGTCTACACGCTTCGAAAGGGAATTAAAGATACTATTTTATATGATGAGGCAGCCGTGGTAGAACGCTTTGGATTTCTACCAAAGTTTCTCACTGATTTTAAAGGATTACGTGGTGATACCTCAGACAATATTATTGGTATCAAAGGCATTGGAGAAAAAACAGCAACAACTCTTATTCAAAAGTTTGGAACTATAGAAGAAATGTATGTAGCTCTTAAAAAAGACAAAGAAAAGTTTCAAAAAGAAGCAGGAGTATCTCCACGTATAGCACAGCTTTTAGAAGATGGGGAAGAAGAAGCATTGTTCTCAAAAATGCTAGCTACTATTCGACGTGACGCACCAATTGATTTTAAAATTCCTGAAAAAGAATGGAAAGAGGCTGTAGATATGGATGCTGTTGAAAAGCTTTTTACTGAGCTTGAATTTCGCTCTTTGAGTATTAGAGTAAAAGAAGTTTTGGGTCACACCGACGCGTTTGGAGACATAATAGAAACACCACAGGAAGAAGAAAAAGATAAAGAAGAGATAGATGCTCAAGAACTCCGAGAAACAGCTTTGGCCCTATGGGTTATAGATTCAAATCTTGCTAATCCAGAACTTGAAGATATCTATGCATTTGCTAAGACAAAAAAGTTTTCTGAAGCTCGAAAGATTATTTTAGCTGAAATAGAAAAGAAGGGTCTTTCAAAAATATTTAATGAAATAGAAGCTCCATTGTTTCCTGTGCTTGATGCTATGCATACCCGGGGGATTAAGGTGGATACTATTTATCTTAAAAATTTAAGTATTGAATATCACACTAATTTAGACAGACTCCAAAAAGAAATTTGGGAACATGCTGGTGAAGAATTTAATATAAATTCTCCAAAGCAACTTGGTGTTGTTCTCTTTGAGAAAATGGGTCTAAAAGCCAAGGGTCAAAAGAAAACTGCCGGGGGAGCAATGTCGACTCGAGAATCAGAACTTGAGAAGCTCGCCGATTTACATCCTATTATTCAGTGCATAATGCAGTATCGAGAATTGCAGAAGCTTTTGTCTACCTACATAGATAGTATACCAACTCTTGTAGAAGCAGATGGACGGCTTCACACAACATTTGTACAAAACGGCGCAGTTACAGGCCGTATGTCATCTCAAAATCCTAATCTCCAGAACATTCCTATTAAATCAGAGCTTGGTAGAAAGATCAGAAAGGGATTTGTTGCAGAAAAAGGCTTCAAGCTAGTAGCTTTTGATTACTCACAGATCGAACTTCGTTTAGCTGCTGTCATTTCTGGCGACGAAAAGCTTATAGAAATTTTTAAATCTGGAAGAGATGTACATACTGAAGTTGCTGCTCAGGTTTTTAAAGTACCTGCAGAAAAAGTTGATAAAGAAATGCGACGTAAAGCAAAGATTATCAACTTCGGAATTCTCTATGGTATGGGCGTTAATGCCCTCAAAGCAAATCTTGGAGGAACTCGAGAAGAAGCCCAGAGATTTTATAATGAATACTTTTCTACATTTACTGGAATTGCACAGTATCTTGAAGATGTGAAAAAAGAAACCGCACGTACTGGATTCACTGAAACAATGCTTGGTCGTCGCCGCTATTTTGAAGGTATCAATTCTCACTTACCATTTATTCGAGCATCTGCAGAACGAATGGCAATTAATGCACCAATTCAAGGGACATCAGCTGATATGATTAAGGTTGCGATGATCAGAATTAATGAAGCTCTTGAGAAAAAGAAACTCACAGATGATGTGCGAATGCTTTTGCAAGTACATGACGAACTTATTTTTGAAGTGAAGGAAGATAAAATTCAGGAAGCGTTTGATATTATTCCAGATATTATGCAAACGACACTTACGTTAGAGCAGACAAAAGGTGTGCCAATAATTGCCAATAAGGCAGTAGGACCAACCTGGGGTGATATGGAATCTAAATAA
- a CDS encoding ATPase, T2SS/T4P/T4SS family, producing the protein MVVFDEEKQDKKLEDLHRDEEEGLAKALSTRYGIHYIDLTTVAINSDALRVVKEEDARDATLAVFDIVGKKIKVAVLAPGNPKTEAILEDLKTKGYIPTLYMVSIDSLKKVWVRYKDLSFSFETKGGALDISNDEITNFLKDVHSVEDVKRLIDTTLTQKKGYKISRLLEIMISSALALKASDLHIEPEEKFVRIRFRIDGVLNDFLHFDHDTFRLLLSRIKLIAGMKLNLNGAQDGRFSIMLEDTEIEIRASILPGAYGNSIVLRVLNPSAINVSLESMGIPPKLLEILLREVEKPEGMILTTGPTGSGKTTTLYAFLRKVFSPEIKVITIENPVEYHLPGIVQTQINPDTGYTFLEGLRSALRQDPDIIMVGEIRDTETAEIAVNSALTGHLVFSTLHTNNAAGTFPRLIDLGVDPKILTSALSVSMAQRLVRRLCTCAEEMPIEGRDKIIIDRILGTIKNVSEYLPTIPTIIGKAKGCEKCNFTGYKGRVGVFEAILRSEKVEQAIRENPSEREIWKAAEDQGILNMKQDGIIKILQKMTSIQELERVIDLEAEL; encoded by the coding sequence ATGGTTGTCTTTGACGAAGAAAAGCAGGATAAAAAATTAGAAGATTTGCATCGCGATGAAGAAGAAGGATTAGCTAAAGCTTTATCAACACGATACGGTATTCATTATATAGATCTCACGACTGTTGCTATTAATAGTGATGCCCTTCGCGTGGTAAAAGAAGAAGATGCTCGAGACGCAACGCTTGCGGTTTTTGATATCGTTGGTAAAAAAATTAAAGTTGCTGTCCTTGCGCCTGGAAATCCAAAGACTGAGGCTATTCTTGAGGATCTTAAAACTAAGGGATACATTCCAACCCTCTACATGGTTTCTATTGATAGTCTTAAAAAAGTATGGGTTCGCTATAAAGACCTTTCTTTTTCTTTTGAAACAAAGGGTGGAGCTCTTGATATTTCTAATGACGAAATCACAAACTTCCTTAAAGATGTGCACAGTGTTGAGGATGTAAAACGACTTATCGACACTACCCTCACCCAAAAGAAGGGCTACAAGATTTCACGACTTCTTGAAATCATGATTTCAAGTGCTCTTGCCTTGAAAGCTTCTGACCTTCATATTGAACCTGAAGAAAAATTTGTCCGTATTCGATTTCGTATCGACGGCGTGCTTAATGACTTTTTGCACTTTGATCACGATACCTTCCGACTGCTCCTTTCTCGAATCAAATTGATTGCAGGAATGAAACTCAATCTTAACGGTGCTCAAGACGGCCGATTTAGTATTATGCTTGAAGATACTGAAATTGAAATTCGAGCATCAATTTTGCCAGGAGCATATGGAAACTCTATAGTGCTTCGAGTTCTCAATCCTAGTGCTATCAATGTATCACTCGAATCGATGGGTATTCCTCCAAAGCTTCTAGAAATACTATTAAGAGAAGTAGAAAAACCGGAAGGCATGATCCTAACCACAGGCCCTACCGGTTCCGGAAAAACCACTACCCTCTATGCTTTTTTACGCAAGGTTTTTAGCCCTGAGATTAAAGTTATTACTATTGAAAACCCCGTTGAATATCACCTTCCAGGCATCGTGCAAACACAGATTAATCCAGATACTGGATACACATTCTTAGAAGGTTTGCGTTCAGCACTTCGACAAGATCCCGACATTATCATGGTTGGAGAAATTCGAGATACAGAGACAGCAGAAATCGCAGTAAACTCAGCGCTTACTGGCCACTTAGTGTTCTCTACCCTTCACACAAATAATGCAGCTGGAACATTTCCACGTCTTATAGACCTTGGAGTAGATCCAAAAATTCTCACATCAGCACTTTCTGTTTCAATGGCACAACGATTGGTGCGACGACTTTGTACCTGTGCTGAAGAAATGCCAATAGAAGGCCGAGATAAAATTATTATTGATAGAATCTTGGGGACTATAAAAAATGTGAGTGAATACTTGCCTACAATTCCTACTATTATTGGAAAAGCAAAAGGCTGTGAAAAATGTAACTTCACAGGATATAAAGGACGCGTGGGAGTATTTGAAGCAATTCTTCGAAGTGAAAAAGTTGAACAAGCTATTCGAGAAAATCCAAGTGAGCGAGAAATTTGGAAAGCTGCTGAAGATCAGGGTATCTTAAATATGAAACAAGACGGAATTATTAAAATTCTCCAAAAAATGACGTCTATTCAGGAGTTAGAACGAGTGATCGACCTTGAAGCCGAGCTCTAG
- the ruvC gene encoding crossover junction endodeoxyribonuclease RuvC, whose product MRIIAIDPGYERLGIAILDKEPRGKEMLVYSNCFFTPKTKAHHERLAMVAEEIARIINEFNPEALAIETLFFSKNTTTALLVAEARGVILAECSRKGLKVYEYNPSAIKIAVTGHGKSDKTQVTAMVERLVAISKPIKYDDEYDAIAVGITLFATERFGYPQK is encoded by the coding sequence ATGCGAATCATTGCTATAGATCCTGGCTACGAACGCCTAGGCATTGCCATCTTAGATAAAGAACCACGTGGAAAAGAAATGCTCGTATATTCTAATTGCTTTTTTACACCAAAAACAAAAGCCCATCACGAACGTCTAGCAATGGTAGCCGAAGAAATTGCTCGAATTATTAATGAGTTTAATCCAGAAGCGTTAGCTATAGAAACACTCTTCTTTAGTAAAAACACTACAACAGCGTTGCTAGTAGCAGAGGCACGAGGAGTAATACTTGCTGAATGTTCACGCAAAGGACTGAAAGTATACGAGTATAATCCGTCTGCTATTAAGATAGCCGTAACAGGACATGGTAAAAGTGATAAAACCCAAGTTACAGCTATGGTTGAGCGACTAGTAGCTATTTCAAAGCCTATCAAATATGACGACGAATATGACGCAATAGCCGTAGGAATAACGCTTTTTGCGACAGAACGATTTGGTTATCCACAAAAATGA
- the tsaE gene encoding tRNA (adenosine(37)-N6)-threonylcarbamoyltransferase complex ATPase subunit type 1 TsaE, whose translation MKVRCSNLEQTKALAKQVVATFIPGPQATLVGLYGNLGAGKTTFTQSVAEALGVTETVTSPTFIIEKIYKLDHATFDHLIHIDAYRLDREEELVNLGWKEIISNPKNLIFLEWPEKVSGILPTQIQKIVFTVVDETTRDIEVV comes from the coding sequence ATGAAAGTACGATGCTCAAATCTTGAACAAACAAAAGCGCTTGCAAAACAGGTAGTTGCAACATTTATACCCGGTCCACAGGCAACTCTTGTAGGTCTTTATGGCAACCTTGGTGCTGGTAAAACTACTTTTACACAATCTGTAGCGGAAGCCTTAGGGGTTACCGAAACAGTGACAAGTCCTACATTTATTATAGAAAAAATATATAAGCTGGATCATGCTACTTTTGATCATCTTATTCATATAGATGCGTACAGATTGGATAGGGAAGAAGAACTCGTTAATTTAGGCTGGAAGGAAATTATTTCTAACCCTAAAAATCTTATATTTTTAGAATGGCCAGAGAAAGTATCAGGGATTTTACCTACACAAATTCAGAAAATAGTGTTTACTGTTGTGGATGAAACGACAAGAGATATAGAAGTTGTATAA
- the ruvB gene encoding Holliday junction branch migration DNA helicase RuvB, whose protein sequence is MSSDFEPQIPPQEDKLFLDTALRPSQWDDYIGQKAIKDNLNILLTAARERNTVPEHILFYGPPGLGKTTLAHLVAKEMNAQIKVTSGPAIEKVGDLASVLTNLSPGDILFIDEIHRLNKAIEEILYPAMESGSLDIIIGKGPSARTIQLDLPPFTLIAATTRISLLSSPLRSRFSGGVFRLEFYTNEEIEEIVKRSSKILTIEIGNEGAAEIAKRSRSTPRTANYFLKRCRDYAQVHKTDLDKTAVDKALDMLGIDDKGLTASDRSILEAIIKKYNGGPVGLNTIAASLSEEQATIEEFNEPYLLQIGMLERTSRGRTATDAAYTHLGMKPPERQEKLI, encoded by the coding sequence ATGTCAAGCGACTTTGAGCCACAAATTCCTCCGCAGGAAGATAAACTATTCTTAGATACAGCACTACGCCCTAGTCAGTGGGACGATTATATAGGTCAAAAAGCAATCAAGGATAATCTCAACATTCTTTTAACTGCTGCTCGTGAACGAAATACTGTTCCTGAACATATCCTTTTTTATGGCCCTCCAGGACTTGGAAAGACTACCTTGGCTCATCTTGTTGCAAAAGAAATGAACGCCCAAATTAAAGTCACCTCGGGCCCTGCTATTGAAAAGGTTGGTGATCTTGCATCAGTGCTCACCAATCTGTCTCCTGGTGATATTTTGTTTATAGACGAGATCCATCGACTTAATAAAGCTATTGAAGAAATATTATATCCTGCCATGGAATCAGGAAGTTTGGATATTATTATTGGTAAAGGTCCATCAGCCCGCACTATTCAGCTTGATCTTCCGCCGTTTACTCTTATTGCAGCTACAACACGGATTTCGCTTCTCTCTTCCCCACTTCGATCACGGTTTTCTGGAGGAGTATTTCGATTGGAATTTTATACTAATGAAGAAATCGAAGAAATCGTAAAACGATCTTCAAAAATTCTAACTATCGAAATTGGAAATGAAGGTGCTGCAGAAATTGCAAAACGCAGCCGTTCAACTCCACGAACAGCCAACTACTTTTTAAAACGCTGTCGTGATTATGCGCAAGTTCACAAAACCGATCTTGATAAAACAGCAGTAGATAAAGCTCTTGATATGCTTGGTATTGATGACAAAGGACTTACTGCTTCTGATCGATCTATCCTTGAAGCTATTATTAAAAAATACAACGGCGGCCCTGTAGGATTAAATACTATCGCAGCGTCTCTTTCAGAAGAGCAAGCAACAATAGAGGAATTTAATGAGCCATACTTATTGCAAATCGGTATGCTCGAACGAACATCTCGAGGGCGTACTGCGACTGACGCAGCATATACTCATTTAGGTATGAAACCACCTGAACGACAAGAAAAGTTGATCTAG